From a single Sporosarcina oncorhynchi genomic region:
- a CDS encoding histidine phosphatase family protein: MTIIGFVRHGVTAWNKEGRAQGSSDVPLDEEGIEMAIRVAERLAGEQWDAIYTSPQKRAKETAEIIAGKMVGMELVEDVRLREVGGGKVEGTTEAERIEKWGEDWRLLDMGFEPQEAIIERGLASIKEIKAKYPEQSVLVVSHGSFIKRMLNELIADTTFDISLDNTSITIVDLQDNKGICELFNCTKHLQL, translated from the coding sequence TTGACGATTATCGGTTTTGTCAGACACGGTGTCACTGCCTGGAACAAAGAAGGCAGGGCGCAAGGGAGTTCTGATGTACCTTTGGATGAAGAAGGAATTGAAATGGCTATACGTGTTGCAGAACGTTTGGCGGGTGAACAATGGGACGCCATTTACACAAGCCCTCAAAAACGGGCAAAAGAAACCGCTGAAATCATAGCTGGTAAAATGGTTGGCATGGAACTTGTCGAAGATGTCCGGTTGCGGGAAGTTGGCGGTGGCAAGGTTGAAGGAACAACAGAAGCAGAGCGCATCGAAAAATGGGGAGAAGATTGGCGGCTTCTCGATATGGGATTTGAACCACAAGAAGCGATTATCGAGCGCGGTCTAGCTTCCATTAAAGAAATTAAGGCGAAATATCCTGAGCAAAGCGTGTTGGTTGTCAGTCATGGAAGTTTCATTAAACGAATGCTCAATGAGCTAATTGCTGATACAACGTTTGACATAAGTTTGGACAATACATCCATAACGATCGTTGATCTTCAAGATAATAAGGGCATATGCGAATTGTTCAATTGCACAAAACACTTGCAGTTATGA
- a CDS encoding alpha/beta hydrolase, producing the protein MWKWDAEGQPKAVVVIVHNAYEHHRRYAWLIQQLRNGGFHVVTSDLPGHGSEHGRKIHDESFESYVDHVKKMMDVALADSLPLFVMGHGLGATIVMNILQKSKLECAGFIFSSPWLSMKHQPSKFSGVLTKLSNSMKLNHDITIEMLTRNYDMYIEFQNDRDYSSTVVAAWYRELLAMMKSVTTNEESISDVPVLIHTGGNDKITDTAYAKKWLSSQQLSEFQFKEWKHLYHDLYQEPEREEVYLYIESFMNNVLRSLGYIV; encoded by the coding sequence ATGTGGAAATGGGATGCGGAAGGGCAACCTAAAGCGGTTGTCGTAATTGTTCACAATGCATATGAACATCATCGGAGGTATGCGTGGCTTATTCAGCAATTACGAAACGGGGGATTCCATGTCGTCACAAGCGACTTGCCGGGACATGGATCTGAACACGGAAGAAAGATTCATGACGAATCTTTCGAGTCTTATGTCGATCATGTGAAGAAGATGATGGATGTAGCTCTTGCAGATAGCTTGCCGTTATTTGTAATGGGACATGGACTTGGTGCGACAATCGTCATGAATATCCTGCAGAAAAGTAAACTGGAATGTGCGGGATTCATTTTCAGTTCACCTTGGCTATCAATGAAACATCAACCATCCAAGTTTTCAGGTGTATTGACGAAACTGTCCAATTCGATGAAATTAAATCATGATATAACCATTGAAATGCTGACAAGGAATTATGATATGTACATAGAATTCCAGAACGACCGTGATTACAGTTCAACCGTTGTTGCCGCATGGTATCGAGAGTTACTTGCAATGATGAAGTCGGTTACGACAAATGAGGAAAGTATTTCTGACGTCCCTGTATTAATCCATACAGGAGGCAATGATAAGATAACGGATACAGCATACGCAAAAAAGTGGTTATCAAGCCAACAACTATCCGAATTTCAATTTAAGGAATGGAAGCATTTATATCATGATCTCTATCAGGAGCCTGAAAGAGAAGAGGTCTATTTATATATTGAATCATTCATGAATAATGTACTCCGTTCACTTGGCTATATCGTTTAA
- a CDS encoding gamma carbonic anhydrase, giving the protein MIYPYNGKSPQIDPSVFVADYTTISGDVTIGANSSIWFNAVIRGDVAPTIIGERVSIQDLSCLHQSPGKTLVIEDDVTVGHKALLHSCIIRKGALIGMGSIILDGAEIGEGAFIGAGALVPPGKKIPAGCLALGSPAKVVRELNDEDRKDMQRVIDSYVEKGQIYKSMQK; this is encoded by the coding sequence ATGATTTACCCTTACAATGGAAAGTCACCGCAAATCGACCCTTCTGTCTTTGTTGCGGATTATACGACCATATCAGGAGATGTGACGATTGGCGCTAATAGCTCCATCTGGTTCAATGCTGTCATTCGCGGAGATGTTGCGCCGACAATTATTGGTGAACGCGTCAGCATTCAAGATCTTAGCTGTCTGCATCAGAGTCCCGGTAAGACATTAGTCATTGAAGATGACGTTACGGTCGGTCACAAAGCACTTTTACATAGTTGTATCATCCGCAAAGGTGCACTTATCGGAATGGGCTCCATCATTTTGGATGGCGCTGAAATCGGCGAAGGTGCTTTCATCGGTGCCGGAGCGCTCGTTCCCCCCGGTAAGAAGATTCCTGCTGGGTGCCTTGCGCTCGGTTCACCTGCAAAAGTTGTCCGTGAATTAAATGATGAAGATCGAAAAGATATGCAACGGGTGATCGATAGTTATGTCGAAAAAGGACAGATTTATAAAAGTATGCAAAAGTGA
- the metK gene encoding methionine adenosyltransferase: MCDQISDAILDAILEEDPNARVACETTITTGLVLVIGEITTTTYVDIPKVVRDTVKEIGYTRAKFGFDWETSSVLTSIDEQSPDIAASVDQALEAREGTMSDEELDAIGAGDQGLMFGYACNETPELMPLPISLSHKLARRLAQVRKEEILDYLRPDGKTQVTVEYDENDKPVRIDTIVISTQHHPDVTLEQLQREVKEHVVLPVVPTELLDDETKYFINPSGRFVIGGPQGDAGLTGRKIIVDTYGGYARHGGGAFSGKDATKVDRSASYAARYVAKNIVAAGLADRCEVQLAYAIGVASPVSISIDTFGTGTLTESKLVEIVRELFDLRPAGIIKMLDLRRPIYKQTAAYGHFGRTDIDLPWEQTDKAADIKEKAGLAVR, translated from the coding sequence ATGTGCGACCAAATTTCGGACGCCATATTGGATGCGATCCTAGAAGAAGACCCAAACGCGCGTGTTGCGTGCGAAACAACTATCACTACAGGATTAGTATTGGTGATCGGGGAAATTACAACGACTACGTATGTGGATATTCCAAAAGTCGTCCGTGATACAGTGAAAGAAATCGGCTATACAAGAGCGAAATTCGGATTTGACTGGGAGACGTCTTCGGTCTTGACATCGATCGACGAACAGTCACCTGACATAGCAGCAAGTGTCGATCAGGCACTTGAAGCACGTGAAGGGACAATGAGTGATGAAGAGCTTGATGCAATTGGAGCGGGAGACCAAGGGTTAATGTTCGGGTATGCATGTAACGAAACACCTGAACTTATGCCTTTGCCAATCAGTCTATCTCATAAGCTGGCACGTAGACTTGCACAAGTACGTAAAGAGGAAATCCTCGATTATTTACGTCCCGATGGAAAGACGCAAGTGACGGTTGAATACGATGAAAACGACAAACCTGTCCGTATTGACACAATTGTTATCTCAACTCAACATCACCCGGATGTCACACTCGAGCAGCTTCAACGGGAAGTAAAAGAGCATGTCGTCTTACCGGTAGTCCCAACTGAGTTATTAGATGATGAAACAAAATACTTCATTAATCCATCAGGAAGATTCGTCATTGGCGGACCACAAGGGGATGCAGGTCTTACTGGTCGTAAAATCATCGTCGATACGTATGGTGGTTATGCACGTCATGGTGGCGGTGCATTTTCTGGAAAAGACGCAACGAAAGTTGACCGTTCAGCGTCTTACGCAGCCCGCTATGTTGCGAAGAATATTGTTGCAGCAGGACTTGCTGACCGTTGTGAAGTTCAGTTGGCTTATGCGATTGGAGTTGCAAGCCCCGTTTCCATCTCAATTGATACGTTTGGAACAGGCACGTTAACAGAGAGTAAGCTCGTAGAAATCGTCAGGGAGTTATTCGATCTGCGTCCTGCCGGTATTATCAAAATGTTGGATCTGCGCCGACCAATCTACAAACAAACAGCAGCCTACGGACATTTCGGACGTACGGACATTGACCTTCCTTGGGAGCAGACGGACAAAGCAGCTGATATTAAAGAAAAAGCCGGTTTGGCTGTTCGATAA
- the pckA gene encoding phosphoenolpyruvate carboxykinase (ATP) produces the protein MISAKIEIGLNELLSGNNINIQPSVAELVEKATSRGEAELSADGAITARTGKYTGRSPEDKYTVEEDSSKDKIDWGKVNRPISTEIFDSLYTKVLDHLKTKDELFVFKGYAGADKDSQLSIQVINEYAWQNLFVHNLFIRPTAEELKTHEAQFTILAAPSFKADPKVDGTKSETFIIVSLEKRIVLIGGTEYAGEMKKSIFSVMNYLLPERGILPMHCSANVGEDGDVALFFGLSGTGKTTLSADAHRKLIGDDEHGWSDNGVFNIEGGCYAKCINLSQEKEPEIYGAIQFGSVLENVVLDEKTRIPDYDDNSLTENTRAAYPIQNIENIVTPSVAGHPKAIVFLTADAFGVLPPISKLTKEQAMYHFLSGFTSKLAGTERGITAPEATFSTCFGSPFLPLPATVYAEMLGKKIDEHDAQVFLVNTGWTGGVYGVGKRMSLKHTRTMVRAAIAGQLNDVEYEQNEVFGLAMPKAIEGVPSEVLNPRNAWSDPAAYDQKANKLADLFRENFKKFNHVSEDILEKGGPTA, from the coding sequence ATGATCTCAGCGAAAATTGAAATCGGTCTAAATGAATTGCTTTCAGGCAACAACATCAACATCCAGCCTTCAGTGGCGGAATTGGTTGAAAAAGCTACATCACGTGGAGAAGCAGAACTTTCTGCAGACGGTGCAATTACTGCACGAACTGGAAAGTATACTGGCCGTTCTCCTGAGGATAAATACACTGTCGAAGAAGATTCTTCGAAAGATAAAATCGATTGGGGTAAAGTGAACCGCCCAATCTCCACAGAAATTTTCGATTCATTATATACGAAAGTACTTGACCATTTAAAAACTAAAGACGAACTATTCGTTTTCAAAGGCTACGCAGGCGCTGACAAGGATTCACAACTGTCAATCCAAGTCATTAACGAATACGCATGGCAAAACCTGTTCGTTCATAATTTGTTCATCCGCCCAACGGCAGAAGAATTGAAGACACATGAAGCTCAATTTACAATTCTTGCGGCTCCTTCATTCAAAGCTGATCCGAAAGTAGATGGAACGAAATCTGAAACTTTCATCATTGTATCACTTGAAAAGCGTATCGTACTAATTGGAGGTACTGAATATGCAGGAGAAATGAAAAAGTCGATTTTCTCCGTTATGAACTACTTGCTTCCTGAACGTGGAATTCTTCCAATGCACTGTTCTGCTAACGTTGGAGAAGATGGAGATGTTGCGTTATTCTTCGGTTTGTCTGGAACAGGTAAAACGACGCTATCAGCTGACGCGCACCGTAAATTGATTGGTGATGACGAGCACGGTTGGTCCGATAACGGCGTATTCAACATCGAAGGTGGATGTTACGCAAAATGCATCAACTTATCACAGGAAAAAGAACCTGAAATTTACGGAGCTATCCAGTTCGGTTCAGTTCTTGAAAACGTTGTTCTTGATGAAAAAACACGTATTCCTGATTATGACGACAATTCTTTAACAGAGAATACACGTGCTGCTTATCCGATCCAAAACATTGAAAACATCGTAACACCATCAGTTGCAGGGCATCCTAAAGCAATCGTCTTCTTGACTGCAGACGCTTTCGGCGTATTGCCTCCAATTTCTAAATTGACGAAAGAGCAAGCGATGTACCACTTCTTAAGCGGGTTCACATCGAAGCTTGCCGGCACAGAGCGTGGCATCACGGCACCTGAAGCGACATTCTCGACTTGCTTCGGTTCTCCTTTCCTTCCATTGCCTGCGACGGTATATGCTGAAATGCTCGGTAAAAAAATTGACGAGCATGATGCACAAGTATTCCTTGTGAATACAGGTTGGACTGGTGGCGTTTACGGAGTTGGTAAACGTATGTCACTCAAGCATACTCGTACAATGGTCCGTGCAGCAATTGCAGGTCAATTGAATGATGTAGAATATGAACAGAACGAAGTATTTGGTCTTGCTATGCCAAAAGCAATCGAAGGGGTTCCATCAGAAGTGTTGAATCCACGCAATGCTTGGTCTGATCCAGCAGCATACGATCAGAAAGCGAACAAATTGGCTGATCTTTTCCGTGAAAACTTTAAGAAATTCAATCACGTTTCTGAAGATATCTTGGAAAAAGGCGGACCGACAGCTTAA
- a CDS encoding ABC transporter permease, producing the protein MQIESIDFAGSMLYGAVLGATGIFFGSVTAVFAQLSESSRGTIGYSFSLLGISYLIRAVGDSGNETISWFSPLGWVLGAQVYVNNYWWPIALTLAIGLIIATLALYLNAIRDLGAGFIPTKAGRSEASRFLSSPIGLAFRLQRTALYSWTVGMFVLGLSYGSVMGDLESFFADNEVLAEVLQPVEGFTLIEQFIPMLMSVIAMLSTIPVLMVLLKVRGEEKKGRLDHLLSNAVSRNRIVGGYVVLAIITSVVMLFMGVAGLWIAASAVVDDNFGFAMLLKAAFVYLPAIGVMIGIGVFLIGYFPKWTNLVWYYLIYSFFIVYMGELLQFQDWFGKLSPFGHIPSVPVEEISVVTLSIVIIVGIVLGVMGMKQFRHRDIQ; encoded by the coding sequence ATGCAAATTGAAAGTATCGATTTTGCAGGTTCCATGCTGTATGGAGCTGTACTAGGAGCTACAGGGATCTTTTTCGGTTCTGTAACAGCCGTCTTTGCACAACTGTCCGAAAGTTCAAGGGGGACTATTGGCTATTCGTTTTCATTACTCGGAATCTCTTATTTAATCCGTGCGGTCGGAGACTCGGGTAATGAAACGATTTCTTGGTTTTCTCCTCTCGGCTGGGTGTTAGGGGCACAAGTATACGTCAATAATTATTGGTGGCCAATCGCGCTAACCTTAGCTATAGGGTTGATCATAGCAACGCTAGCCTTGTATTTGAATGCGATAAGGGATTTAGGGGCAGGATTCATACCAACTAAAGCTGGCAGAAGTGAAGCTTCACGCTTTTTAAGCAGCCCAATTGGCCTTGCATTCAGATTACAGCGAACGGCATTGTATTCTTGGACAGTTGGCATGTTCGTACTCGGGCTCTCGTATGGTTCAGTCATGGGAGATTTAGAATCGTTTTTCGCAGATAATGAAGTGCTTGCTGAGGTGCTGCAACCGGTAGAAGGTTTTACATTGATTGAGCAATTCATTCCAATGCTTATGTCTGTCATTGCGATGCTCAGTACAATTCCGGTGCTGATGGTTTTATTGAAAGTCCGAGGTGAGGAGAAGAAAGGTAGGCTCGATCATTTACTGAGCAATGCAGTTTCTAGGAACCGAATAGTAGGTGGATATGTAGTTTTGGCTATCATCACATCCGTGGTAATGTTATTTATGGGAGTAGCCGGTTTATGGATTGCTGCATCTGCAGTAGTAGATGACAACTTTGGATTTGCAATGTTGCTCAAGGCAGCATTTGTTTACCTTCCTGCCATAGGTGTCATGATTGGCATTGGGGTTTTCTTAATAGGCTATTTCCCTAAGTGGACTAATTTGGTTTGGTATTATCTTATCTATTCGTTTTTCATCGTCTATATGGGAGAATTGCTACAGTTCCAAGATTGGTTTGGAAAACTTTCTCCATTCGGCCATATTCCAAGTGTGCCAGTTGAGGAGATAAGTGTTGTTACGTTAAGTATCGTTATCATTGTGGGAATTGTTTTAGGAGTAATGGGCATGAAACAGTTTAGACATAGGGATATCCAATGA
- a CDS encoding alpha/beta hydrolase family protein: MVTDGYIVSKRDYPSPNPHIRLQEITYLSDGLKVKGLLAEPIVEGNYEGIVYLRGGMQHIGMVRPSRIAQFASQGFIVFAPYYRGNRGGEGRDEFAGGDRSDAVYAVDVLKQHMLANKDRIHLYAFSRGGIMALWTAILRDDITSVVTWAGVSDVVFTYNEREDMRRMMKRVIGGTPINMPDAYRERTALFRANEIEANILIIHGMKDENVSFEQAILLEDALREHGRTYETWFYPEYTHHFPAEHNAQTVRDLCDWMKKQ; this comes from the coding sequence ATGGTGACTGACGGCTATATCGTATCCAAGAGAGATTACCCATCTCCGAATCCGCATATCAGGCTACAAGAAATCACGTATTTATCTGATGGATTGAAAGTGAAGGGACTTCTTGCGGAACCGATTGTAGAAGGTAATTATGAAGGGATTGTCTATCTACGCGGGGGAATGCAACATATCGGAATGGTACGTCCTTCGAGAATTGCCCAATTCGCATCACAAGGTTTCATCGTGTTTGCCCCTTACTATCGTGGCAACAGAGGAGGCGAAGGACGTGACGAGTTTGCTGGGGGAGATCGTTCTGACGCAGTGTATGCGGTCGACGTCCTAAAACAACATATGCTTGCCAATAAAGACCGAATCCATCTGTATGCTTTTTCGAGAGGCGGTATCATGGCACTATGGACAGCGATTTTACGTGATGATATTACGTCTGTGGTGACATGGGCTGGCGTTTCGGATGTTGTGTTTACATATAATGAGCGGGAAGATATGCGACGGATGATGAAAAGAGTGATAGGAGGCACGCCCATCAATATGCCAGATGCATACCGAGAGCGGACTGCCTTATTCCGTGCGAATGAGATCGAAGCGAACATCCTAATTATCCATGGCATGAAAGATGAAAATGTATCATTCGAGCAGGCGATTTTATTGGAAGATGCTTTGCGTGAACATGGGCGCACCTATGAAACTTGGTTTTATCCTGAATATACGCATCATTTTCCAGCAGAGCATAACGCACAAACTGTTAGAGATCTTTGTGATTGGATGAAGAAACAGTGA
- a CDS encoding NUDIX domain-containing protein, protein MITSFKDLQGAHVELTFGKNRLGMEARHVLVVLKHEGKWLLTRHMVRGIEFPGGKAEEGETVEEAAIRETIEETGVTIKNLTRFAEYVVSSDVPFCKAVFTANISSIDENPQLFETYGAIWLTNEELTACEELSFHMKDEGMQEIRKWVEQYGD, encoded by the coding sequence ATGATTACATCTTTCAAGGACTTGCAAGGAGCGCATGTCGAGCTGACGTTTGGGAAGAATCGACTGGGAATGGAAGCGAGACATGTGCTTGTTGTCTTAAAACATGAAGGGAAATGGCTGTTGACGAGACATATGGTCCGTGGCATTGAATTTCCCGGCGGTAAAGCAGAAGAAGGTGAAACGGTTGAAGAAGCTGCTATCCGCGAAACGATTGAAGAAACTGGCGTAACGATAAAGAATTTGACTCGTTTTGCAGAGTATGTTGTTAGTAGCGATGTGCCATTTTGCAAAGCGGTATTCACGGCAAATATATCCAGCATCGATGAAAATCCGCAATTGTTTGAAACATATGGTGCGATATGGTTGACGAACGAGGAATTGACAGCTTGCGAAGAGCTGAGTTTTCATATGAAAGATGAAGGGATGCAAGAAATCCGAAAGTGGGTGGAACAATATGGTGACTGA
- a CDS encoding transposase: MENEKVKMYVSIGNQQIYPHKYASPWEYEVEMSKEFLPVFEEIFRQMDRLEFRNFLRAHLPYVPYHYDKNNHEVDMKTMKLYALIHEFSDEGTKRFIEGLPLFRPAEITR; this comes from the coding sequence ATGGAAAACGAAAAAGTGAAAATGTATGTCTCGATTGGAAATCAGCAGATTTATCCGCATAAGTACGCGTCGCCATGGGAATATGAAGTAGAGATGAGTAAGGAGTTTCTTCCTGTATTCGAGGAGATTTTCAGGCAAATGGACCGGTTGGAATTCAGGAACTTCCTACGTGCACACTTGCCCTATGTCCCTTACCACTATGATAAGAATAATCACGAAGTCGATATGAAAACGATGAAGTTGTATGCATTGATCCATGAATTTTCGGATGAAGGGACGAAAAGGTTTATTGAGGGGTTACCGTTATTTAGACCTGCAGAGATTACGCGTTAA
- a CDS encoding NAD-dependent malic enzyme has protein sequence MTQMQFIRNLIIETPSVPGNFAKVAVAIGELKGDIGDIQTIKVGTLSTIRDISIQFTSEEQLDNIVAAVNRIGGGVSVHAVTDDVLHAHEGGKIAMKSRLEIRSLGDLRRVYTPGVANVCKVIQQDPEQANYFTGISNTVAIVTDGTAILGLGNIGPVAGMPVMEGKAVLFDQFAGISAIPILLDTSDPDEVVETVKHIRQGFGGILLEDIGSPHCFEIENRLKAELDIPVMHDDQHGTAVVTLASALSACKQTGVKLSESNVGQIGLGAAGLAISKMFMAYGVKEMYGVDRNQDAINRLRESGGTIAGSIEELMQTCDIIVATTGVKDLIKPEWVRKGQIILALSNPSAEIEPEIALKAGAAFAADGRQVNNVLGFPGIFRGALDAKAKDITYPMLIAAALAIVDSTKPGDLVPHPLDPNVHLNVANAVERVANVERE, from the coding sequence ATGACCCAGATGCAATTTATTCGAAACTTAATCATTGAAACGCCTTCAGTACCCGGCAACTTTGCAAAAGTCGCTGTTGCAATCGGTGAATTGAAAGGCGATATCGGTGATATACAAACAATTAAAGTCGGAACACTTTCGACCATTCGTGATATTTCTATTCAGTTTACAAGCGAAGAGCAATTGGATAACATCGTCGCAGCTGTTAATCGTATTGGAGGCGGTGTATCCGTCCATGCGGTAACAGACGATGTACTTCATGCACACGAAGGCGGTAAAATCGCTATGAAGAGCCGCTTGGAAATCCGTTCACTCGGAGATTTGCGGCGTGTCTATACACCAGGGGTCGCGAATGTCTGTAAAGTAATCCAACAAGATCCTGAACAAGCAAATTATTTTACAGGTATTTCGAATACCGTTGCGATTGTGACAGACGGAACAGCTATTTTAGGATTGGGCAATATAGGTCCAGTTGCCGGAATGCCAGTTATGGAAGGTAAAGCGGTGTTATTTGATCAGTTTGCCGGTATTAGTGCGATTCCGATATTGTTAGATACGAGTGATCCAGACGAGGTTGTTGAAACAGTGAAACATATCCGTCAAGGTTTTGGTGGTATCTTACTAGAAGATATTGGCTCTCCGCATTGTTTTGAAATTGAAAACCGACTTAAAGCGGAACTGGATATTCCTGTGATGCATGATGATCAGCATGGGACAGCCGTTGTAACTTTAGCCTCCGCATTATCTGCATGTAAGCAAACAGGCGTGAAGTTATCCGAATCAAATGTAGGTCAAATTGGTTTAGGTGCTGCCGGTCTTGCCATTAGTAAAATGTTCATGGCGTATGGCGTTAAAGAGATGTATGGAGTGGATCGAAACCAGGATGCTATTAATCGATTGCGAGAAAGTGGCGGCACAATTGCCGGATCTATCGAAGAGCTAATGCAGACATGTGATATTATTGTTGCGACGACAGGCGTGAAAGATTTGATTAAACCTGAATGGGTACGAAAAGGGCAAATCATTTTGGCGTTATCAAATCCTAGTGCTGAAATCGAACCGGAAATCGCACTAAAAGCAGGCGCAGCCTTTGCAGCAGATGGACGACAAGTGAATAATGTGCTTGGTTTCCCAGGGATTTTCAGAGGGGCTTTGGATGCAAAAGCAAAAGACATTACGTATCCGATGTTAATAGCAGCGGCACTTGCAATTGTAGATAGCACTAAACCCGGAGATCTTGTACCGCATCCGTTAGATCCGAATGTACATCTCAATGTCGCTAATGCAGTTGAACGAGTTGCGAACGTAGAAAGAGAATAA
- a CDS encoding putative motility protein has protein sequence MDINSIMASQLRSLQSTVQMSVMSKALTMNTSAATEMLNALPDQPSVASHPHKGTVIDSKA, from the coding sequence ATGGACATAAATTCCATAATGGCAAGCCAATTGAGAAGTTTGCAGTCGACCGTTCAAATGAGTGTCATGAGTAAAGCACTGACGATGAATACGTCTGCAGCCACAGAAATGTTGAATGCATTACCAGACCAACCTTCTGTAGCCAGCCATCCTCATAAAGGCACTGTCATTGATAGTAAAGCCTAA
- a CDS encoding Dps family protein, with protein sequence MNKELVTELNKQVSTWSVMYAKLHNYHWYVKGKEFFTLHAKFEELYTEATLHMDEIAERVLTLGGEPTATLKEHLNESVVKEAAGNENADAMVKTTVEDFDKIMKSLKKGMDLAAESGDDMTEDLLNAVYQSIEKHQWMLNAFLGEDNK encoded by the coding sequence ATGAATAAAGAGTTAGTCACAGAATTAAACAAACAAGTATCGACATGGTCAGTCATGTATGCGAAATTGCATAATTATCATTGGTATGTAAAAGGCAAAGAATTCTTCACATTACACGCGAAATTCGAGGAGCTTTACACGGAAGCGACTCTTCATATGGATGAAATCGCAGAACGCGTATTGACACTTGGTGGCGAACCAACTGCTACTTTGAAAGAGCATTTGAACGAGTCTGTCGTCAAAGAAGCAGCAGGTAATGAAAATGCAGATGCAATGGTGAAAACGACTGTTGAAGATTTCGATAAAATCATGAAGTCTCTTAAAAAAGGGATGGATCTTGCAGCCGAAAGCGGAGATGATATGACAGAGGATTTATTAAATGCTGTCTATCAAAGCATCGAGAAGCATCAATGGATGTTGAATGCGTTTCTTGGCGAAGATAATAAGTAA
- the yidD gene encoding membrane protein insertion efficiency factor YidD — MKSILIGIIKIYQKVISPLTPPTCRFYPTCSHYGIEALQKHGAVKGSWLAVRRISKCHPFHEGGFDPVPEKEIKN, encoded by the coding sequence TTGAAATCTATACTGATCGGCATCATTAAAATTTACCAGAAAGTAATTTCTCCTCTTACTCCCCCAACTTGTCGGTTCTATCCTACTTGCTCGCATTACGGAATCGAAGCATTGCAGAAACATGGCGCAGTTAAAGGTTCCTGGTTGGCGGTGAGGCGGATTTCAAAATGTCACCCTTTCCATGAAGGTGGTTTTGATCCCGTTCCTGAAAAAGAAATAAAAAATTGA